One window of the Chitinophaga niabensis genome contains the following:
- a CDS encoding SusC/RagA family TonB-linked outer membrane protein, with the protein MKKLMITLCMLCGLLLSAGAQVITGTITSSENAESLPGAGILEKGKTNATRSDSAGRYTIRVSDPNATLIISYVGYKTKEVKLNGQTKINIVLDPSAASVQEVVVVGYGTQQRKDITGSISTISASKIKNQPAVSVDQLLQGRAAGVDVSQASGAPGGRLNIRIRGASSLNAGNEPLFVIDDVPVYNSSKDPSGTSYGTFTATNALASLNPNDIESIQVLKDASATAIYGSRGSNGVIIITTKRGSGNRVAVDYNGYYGVQTVANKLKLMNGTQHAAFLNDWAQTRNLPIPFAKPDSIGKGTDWQDELFRPAMIQNHQVSLSSGKGNLKYFVSGNYYNQDGIVINSNMKRYSFRVNADAKINEKVKVSQSLSYSRTINRSVPTTGAGSGNVRSVGEKIYETSPTIPVFDENGDYVDYWYNAAKAESPVASLLSVKNKLEGDNFLGNVALEYKPIENLTFRSLLGINLTNRSNQEYYPRATTYIGGLLGGLGMIGERKVTNVLNENTVRYTKIFKQKHNLELLGGFTWQKEQDFSATTEPSGFADDRLGLNSIGSATGATIIGSSLTEWSMASFIGRVNYQYDNKYLLTASFRADGSSKFGADNKWGYFPSVALGYRLSEEPFMKDLKFISDLKLRGSYGLTGNQEIGSYQSLATLTTSNAYIFDNKLVPAARHTRLENGELKWEKTGQWDIGLDAAFFNNRLRLTADYYKKDTRNLLFTIDLQAYSGYSSALYNTGGLQNKGFEISLGGDIFTGDFTWTADMNLGHNKSKITSLGRATSTTLFVGYPPGNFLGYVYEGVFHTQAEIDAQTVQTNVKPGDARYKDVTGDGFLNADDRIVMGNSLPEFTYGISNVFGYKNFSLTVFLQGAAGADRTEGTGLNDPSGTGNKSLNLLNRWTPSNPNSNIPRAGYSNVLTSTYQLMDASYLKIRNVQLSYTFRSGSSVYLSGQNLLTKTDYIGYDPDGGGGYPTATTLMFGINLKL; encoded by the coding sequence ATGAAGAAATTAATGATTACGTTATGTATGCTCTGTGGGCTGCTGCTTTCTGCAGGCGCACAGGTCATAACAGGTACCATCACCTCTTCGGAAAATGCAGAAAGCCTGCCCGGAGCAGGGATACTGGAAAAAGGAAAAACAAACGCCACCAGGTCTGACTCTGCAGGTCGTTATACCATCCGCGTTTCAGACCCCAATGCTACATTGATCATTTCCTACGTTGGTTATAAAACAAAGGAAGTAAAGCTCAACGGACAGACTAAAATAAATATCGTGCTGGATCCTTCTGCTGCTTCTGTACAGGAAGTAGTAGTGGTGGGTTATGGTACACAACAACGAAAAGATATCACAGGTTCTATCTCTACTATATCAGCCAGTAAGATCAAAAACCAACCGGCTGTGAGTGTGGACCAGTTATTACAGGGAAGGGCTGCCGGTGTGGATGTTTCACAGGCTTCCGGAGCTCCCGGAGGACGGCTGAATATCCGCATCAGGGGAGCCAGCTCACTGAATGCCGGTAACGAACCGCTTTTTGTAATTGATGATGTGCCTGTTTACAACAGCAGTAAAGATCCTTCGGGTACTTCCTATGGAACATTCACTGCCACCAATGCATTGGCTTCACTGAACCCGAATGATATTGAATCCATCCAGGTATTGAAAGATGCTTCTGCCACCGCTATTTATGGCTCAAGAGGATCTAACGGGGTAATTATCATCACTACCAAACGCGGATCAGGCAACAGGGTGGCCGTAGATTACAATGGTTATTATGGCGTGCAAACAGTAGCAAACAAACTGAAGCTGATGAATGGAACGCAGCATGCTGCATTCCTGAACGACTGGGCACAAACCCGCAACCTGCCCATCCCTTTTGCTAAACCGGATTCCATTGGAAAAGGAACAGACTGGCAGGATGAACTGTTCCGGCCTGCCATGATCCAGAACCACCAGGTATCTTTATCCAGCGGAAAAGGAAACCTGAAATACTTTGTTTCCGGTAACTATTATAACCAGGATGGTATTGTGATCAATTCAAACATGAAGCGATATTCCTTCCGCGTAAATGCAGATGCGAAGATCAATGAGAAAGTAAAAGTTTCACAGTCTTTGTCTTACAGCAGAACCATCAACCGCTCTGTACCTACAACAGGAGCAGGCAGCGGCAACGTGAGGTCTGTAGGAGAGAAGATCTACGAAACATCCCCCACCATTCCTGTATTTGATGAGAACGGAGATTATGTGGATTACTGGTACAATGCTGCAAAAGCAGAAAGCCCTGTAGCTTCTTTACTCAGCGTAAAGAACAAACTGGAAGGAGATAACTTCCTGGGAAATGTAGCACTCGAATACAAACCAATAGAAAACCTCACCTTCAGATCGCTGCTCGGTATCAACCTTACCAACAGGAGTAACCAGGAATATTATCCCAGGGCAACCACCTATATAGGAGGACTTTTAGGCGGCCTGGGCATGATCGGAGAAAGAAAGGTCACGAATGTTCTCAACGAAAACACGGTACGGTATACAAAGATCTTTAAGCAGAAACACAACCTGGAATTGCTGGGCGGTTTTACCTGGCAAAAAGAACAAGACTTTAGCGCTACCACAGAACCTTCCGGTTTTGCGGACGACCGGTTAGGACTCAATTCCATTGGCAGTGCTACCGGCGCTACGATCATTGGTTCTTCTTTAACAGAATGGAGCATGGCCTCTTTCATCGGCAGGGTCAATTATCAGTATGATAATAAATACCTGCTGACGGCATCTTTCAGGGCGGATGGTTCTTCTAAATTCGGCGCAGATAATAAATGGGGCTATTTCCCTTCTGTAGCACTGGGATACCGGTTATCTGAAGAGCCTTTTATGAAAGACCTGAAATTCATTTCCGATCTGAAATTAAGAGGCAGCTATGGGCTTACCGGTAACCAGGAGATCGGAAGTTATCAGTCCCTCGCCACTTTAACCACTTCCAACGCCTATATCTTCGATAACAAACTGGTACCTGCTGCAAGGCATACAAGATTGGAAAACGGAGAATTGAAATGGGAGAAAACAGGGCAGTGGGATATTGGATTGGATGCCGCCTTCTTCAATAACCGCCTGAGATTAACAGCAGATTATTATAAGAAAGATACGCGGAACCTCTTGTTCACGATCGACCTGCAAGCCTATTCCGGTTATAGCAGCGCACTCTATAATACAGGTGGCTTACAGAACAAAGGATTTGAAATAAGCCTGGGTGGAGACATCTTTACCGGTGATTTCACCTGGACGGCCGATATGAACCTTGGGCATAATAAATCAAAGATCACCTCCCTGGGCCGTGCCACTTCTACCACCTTGTTTGTTGGTTATCCTCCCGGCAACTTCCTTGGATATGTGTATGAAGGAGTATTTCATACGCAGGCCGAAATTGATGCACAGACCGTGCAAACCAATGTTAAACCAGGAGACGCAAGATATAAAGATGTTACCGGCGATGGTTTCCTGAATGCGGACGACAGGATTGTAATGGGGAATTCCCTGCCTGAATTCACCTATGGCATCAGTAATGTATTCGGATATAAGAATTTCAGTTTAACGGTATTCCTGCAGGGAGCTGCGGGCGCAGACAGAACAGAGGGCACAGGTTTAAATGATCCTTCCGGCACAGGTAATAAATCCCTGAACCTTTTGAACAGATGGACGCCGTCCAATCCCAACAGCAATATACCAAGAGCAGGTTACAGCAATGTACTTACTTCTACATATCAGTTGATGGATGCATCTTATCTGAAAATAAGGAATGTACAGCTGAGTTATACTTTCCGCTCAGGTTCCAGTGTGTATCTGTCCGGCCAGAACCTGCTGACCAAAACAGATTACATCGGCTATGATCCCGATGGTGGCGGAGGATATCCTACTGCAACCACACTCATGTTCGGCATAAACCTTAAACTCTAA
- a CDS encoding RagB/SusD family nutrient uptake outer membrane protein — translation MQTTTKNIATALLVLAGVSFTSCAKFLEEEPKSFLAPENYYKTAEDAFIALTGAYDALGSGGESYMARRLHYITWYASDEALPPTLTAQQPLDQFSYVADNDDVSRVWNSMYAAINQANIVLNRVAKINMDENLKTQYLAEAHFLRALSYFYGVRLWGDLPLVAKEVTAISEVDIARSPISDVYALIIADLEFAGLHLAPSNQNGRARKGAAKALLAKVYLTKASSAAKQADDYQKCADLCNEVLAMPEHVLLPDYEKAIGGEDEFNKESLFEWQGDRVLTTSSELCVLGSFSLPRGMYVIPGQAASDGGSIASEVTYFNKYPDNDYRKECTFYTSGPDKNGNTITWQQLAVPYPSPAKKYINKTSTTRDAAAFSGNFVVLRMSDVYLMRAEALNEISGPVADAYAMINAIRGRARKRNGTNPSATPADLSGLTKDAFRDAVLNERVLELGFEGHRWFDLVRTKRLVETIKAIHPTYPVTDKNLLFPIPANEIKLNPKIIQNPEW, via the coding sequence ATGCAAACAACCACTAAAAATATAGCCACTGCTTTGCTCGTACTCGCTGGTGTTTCATTCACTTCCTGTGCAAAATTCCTGGAAGAAGAGCCCAAAAGTTTCCTGGCACCGGAGAACTATTATAAAACAGCCGAAGATGCATTTATAGCACTAACAGGTGCTTACGATGCATTGGGCAGTGGCGGTGAATCATATATGGCCAGAAGGCTGCATTACATTACCTGGTACGCTTCTGATGAAGCATTACCTCCCACACTTACAGCACAGCAACCCCTGGATCAGTTCAGCTACGTTGCAGATAACGATGATGTATCCAGGGTATGGAATTCCATGTATGCAGCTATCAACCAGGCTAACATTGTACTCAACAGGGTAGCGAAGATCAACATGGATGAAAACCTGAAAACGCAATACCTGGCAGAAGCACATTTCCTCAGGGCACTGAGTTATTTTTATGGCGTAAGGTTATGGGGCGATCTGCCGCTTGTGGCAAAAGAAGTAACCGCTATCAGCGAAGTGGATATTGCCCGTTCACCAATCAGTGATGTGTATGCCCTGATCATCGCAGACCTTGAATTCGCAGGTTTGCACCTGGCGCCTTCCAATCAGAATGGACGGGCCAGGAAAGGAGCTGCAAAAGCTTTGCTGGCAAAGGTCTATCTGACGAAGGCATCCTCAGCAGCTAAACAGGCGGATGATTATCAGAAATGTGCGGACCTCTGCAATGAAGTATTGGCTATGCCGGAACACGTACTATTGCCGGATTATGAAAAAGCAATAGGAGGAGAGGATGAATTTAATAAAGAATCACTATTTGAATGGCAGGGAGACCGTGTTTTAACTACTTCCAGCGAGTTATGCGTCTTAGGTTCTTTCTCTTTACCAAGAGGAATGTATGTAATACCCGGCCAGGCGGCTTCTGACGGAGGATCTATTGCCAGTGAGGTGACTTATTTCAACAAATATCCTGATAACGATTACCGTAAAGAATGTACCTTTTATACTTCAGGGCCTGATAAGAACGGAAATACCATCACCTGGCAACAATTGGCAGTACCTTATCCCAGTCCTGCTAAAAAGTATATCAATAAAACCAGCACAACGAGGGATGCTGCTGCCTTTTCCGGCAACTTTGTAGTGCTCAGGATGTCGGATGTTTATCTCATGAGGGCTGAGGCACTGAATGAGATCTCAGGACCTGTTGCTGATGCATACGCCATGATCAATGCCATCAGGGGAAGAGCGAGAAAGCGGAACGGAACCAATCCTTCCGCCACACCGGCTGACCTGTCCGGCTTAACGAAAGATGCCTTCCGGGATGCCGTGTTGAATGAACGTGTGCTGGAGCTGGGGTTTGAAGGCCATCGCTGGTTTGACCTGGTAAGAACAAAAAGACTGGTGGAAACCATCAAGGCTATTCATCCTACCTATCCGGTTACAGATAAAAATCTGTTGTTCCCTATCCCGGCCAATGAAATAAAACTGAATCCTAAGATCATACAGAATCCAGAATGGTAA
- a CDS encoding sialidase family protein: MKVIKIILLLICPFLAKGQKTTLWAANEDNILAHFVYGLTVTDKGTILAFAEARITESKDDGAHHIVLKRSTDKGNSFSPSVILVKSVDGQSWTNPTIVQDIKTKELFLFYALNHHNTSTQVFYISSKDDGLSWSNATEITSIFENNKQGWTFHLPGPGHGIQWKNKRLLVPVWHRRSISFAAAERAYGVNCIYSDDHGKTWKVGEDAPVGQFNESQIVTKSNGDILLIGRTHAGEDGSYQAKVVSKDKGITWSSPIVYDKGLTGSVCDIGLVRYASKPNIILVSQPADLKKRRDLTIRLSKDDGNTWVTDRLLQEGSATYSDLAVLPDKSIICLYGHGGNKHMPDTVSLARFRLDKK, from the coding sequence ATGAAAGTAATAAAGATCATACTGCTGCTGATCTGCCCCTTCCTGGCGAAGGGGCAGAAAACAACACTGTGGGCAGCAAACGAGGATAACATCTTAGCACACTTCGTTTATGGCCTCACGGTAACGGATAAAGGAACCATACTGGCTTTTGCCGAAGCCCGGATAACAGAAAGTAAAGACGATGGCGCACACCATATCGTTTTGAAACGAAGTACAGATAAAGGAAATTCCTTTTCTCCTTCTGTCATCCTCGTGAAAAGCGTAGATGGCCAATCCTGGACGAATCCCACGATTGTACAGGATATTAAAACAAAGGAGTTGTTCCTCTTTTATGCCCTCAATCATCACAACACCAGTACACAGGTATTCTATATCAGCAGTAAGGATGATGGCCTTTCATGGTCCAACGCAACAGAGATCACTTCCATCTTTGAGAACAATAAACAAGGCTGGACCTTCCACCTGCCCGGTCCCGGCCATGGTATTCAATGGAAGAACAAACGCCTGCTCGTTCCGGTATGGCACAGGAGATCTATTTCCTTCGCTGCTGCAGAAAGAGCTTACGGCGTTAATTGTATCTACAGCGATGATCATGGTAAAACCTGGAAAGTGGGAGAGGACGCACCTGTTGGTCAATTTAATGAATCACAGATCGTAACGAAATCAAATGGAGATATCCTGCTGATCGGGCGTACACATGCAGGAGAAGATGGTTCTTATCAGGCAAAGGTGGTCAGCAAGGATAAAGGGATCACCTGGTCTTCTCCGATAGTATATGATAAAGGACTCACGGGCAGTGTATGTGATATTGGATTAGTGCGTTATGCCTCAAAGCCTAATATCATACTCGTATCGCAACCTGCTGACCTTAAGAAAAGAAGAGACCTCACCATCAGGCTAAGTAAAGATGATGGTAATACCTGGGTAACGGATAGATTGCTGCAGGAAGGCAGCGCTACTTATTCAGACTTAGCCGTGCTGCCAGATAAAAGCATCATTTGCCTGTATGGGCATGGAGGAAATAAACATATGCCGGACACGGTGTCACTGGCCCGTTTTAGATTAGATAAGAAATAA
- a CDS encoding sodium:solute symporter family transporter, with amino-acid sequence MKKYIYLLCVVLFSLKVQAQQWFSWNRTQELPVKEGLSNTITGISNGALIVAGGSNFNQPIQEGGQKIIYDRIYVTTDDKTMNWKEAGNLPFPLANAAVVNTNNGLLVIGGTNGKSNSDKVFLLRWNPVTNKVETDTNYPRLPAKLSSLSTAKAGNNIYVAAGLDDAGQPSQGFWKLDLTKPEWQALPSWPGAARTGAVMLTQSNGEYECLYLFGGKGTAGYLKDAFAYNTNKRTWKTLAALPRPAWFSPAIVLGPTHVILFSGSDGHDANKAIELKDDYHMVKEVLAYHTITDTWIKLNDVPTGVAGATAVRWNNQLMLVGGELRPGVRTSQIQIAALQTARQKSKFGWIDYSTLVIYLLILALMSYYFSRKKTDDYLLGSKNIPYWVAGISIMATQVSAIGFMSIPAKAYAINWAYFAGVFTWFIAVPIVTKAYIPFIRKLNVASAYHYLEERFNSGARLFAASVFVFYQLARMGLVLYLPSLALSAVTPLDIITCIMIMGVLSTVYTVVGGIEAVIWIEVVQAVLLFGGALVCAVLAIIGLKGGLSDFFTQGIADQKFSLGQADWNFTSSSLIVILIGNIFIRLGNLTSDQAVVQRYMVSKDLKQAQRSVWADVAVSIPWAIVIYGLGTALYIFYKQHPEQLNPSVTTDGILPMFIAQHAPVGLSGLIIAAIFAASMATLESHIHSVATIFTTDFYGRYKKDLTQRETAKVAKIATVILGVFATGLSVVLVFMGVNSILDVFQEITGLFIGASTGLFMLGIFTKKANATGALIGAISSGLILYCVKTYTPLSFWLYSAIGFLSCYIIGYLASCILPGRRGLQGLTYYTIKDHLKEK; translated from the coding sequence ATGAAGAAATATATATACCTGCTCTGTGTAGTGTTGTTCTCTTTAAAGGTGCAGGCGCAACAGTGGTTTTCATGGAACAGAACACAGGAGTTGCCGGTGAAGGAAGGATTAAGCAATACCATAACAGGTATCAGTAACGGTGCTTTGATTGTGGCCGGTGGCAGCAATTTTAATCAACCCATTCAGGAAGGAGGGCAGAAGATCATTTACGACAGGATCTATGTTACCACCGATGATAAAACCATGAACTGGAAGGAAGCAGGCAATCTGCCTTTCCCTTTAGCGAATGCGGCAGTAGTGAATACAAACAATGGTTTGCTGGTGATAGGGGGTACCAATGGTAAAAGCAATTCGGATAAAGTATTCTTACTGCGCTGGAATCCTGTAACAAACAAAGTTGAAACAGATACAAACTACCCTCGCCTTCCTGCGAAACTCTCTTCTCTGTCAACAGCCAAAGCTGGTAACAATATTTATGTTGCTGCCGGGCTGGATGATGCAGGTCAGCCATCTCAGGGTTTCTGGAAACTGGACCTTACAAAACCTGAATGGCAGGCACTGCCATCCTGGCCGGGGGCAGCAAGAACAGGCGCAGTGATGCTCACGCAGAGCAATGGAGAGTACGAATGCCTTTACCTCTTTGGTGGTAAAGGAACGGCGGGATATTTAAAAGATGCCTTTGCTTATAATACCAATAAACGTACATGGAAAACACTGGCCGCATTGCCAAGGCCGGCATGGTTCAGTCCTGCTATAGTGTTGGGCCCAACACATGTGATCTTATTCAGTGGATCAGACGGGCATGATGCAAATAAGGCAATTGAGCTGAAAGATGATTATCACATGGTAAAAGAAGTGCTGGCCTATCATACCATCACGGATACCTGGATAAAACTGAACGATGTACCTACAGGTGTAGCAGGGGCTACAGCCGTACGCTGGAATAACCAGCTTATGCTGGTAGGAGGAGAATTGCGCCCCGGCGTTCGCACCAGCCAGATACAGATTGCTGCATTACAAACTGCCAGGCAAAAAAGTAAGTTCGGCTGGATCGATTACAGCACGCTGGTCATTTACCTCCTGATACTGGCATTGATGAGTTATTACTTCTCCCGCAAAAAAACGGATGATTACCTGCTGGGAAGTAAGAATATCCCTTATTGGGTGGCGGGGATCAGTATCATGGCCACACAGGTAAGTGCTATAGGATTCATGAGCATACCGGCTAAAGCTTATGCTATTAACTGGGCCTATTTCGCTGGTGTATTCACCTGGTTTATTGCAGTGCCCATCGTAACCAAAGCTTATATTCCCTTCATCAGAAAACTGAATGTGGCGAGTGCTTATCATTACCTGGAAGAACGGTTCAATTCAGGCGCAAGGCTCTTTGCTGCTTCGGTGTTTGTGTTCTACCAACTGGCACGCATGGGGCTGGTACTCTATCTTCCTTCCTTGGCATTATCCGCCGTTACCCCATTGGATATCATTACCTGTATCATGATCATGGGTGTGCTGAGCACGGTATATACTGTAGTAGGAGGTATTGAAGCAGTGATATGGATAGAAGTGGTACAGGCGGTATTATTATTCGGCGGGGCCTTGGTTTGCGCGGTATTGGCGATTATAGGTTTGAAGGGAGGCCTGTCTGATTTTTTCACACAAGGCATAGCAGATCAGAAATTCAGCCTGGGGCAGGCGGACTGGAATTTTACTTCTTCCTCTTTGATAGTGATCCTGATCGGGAATATCTTCATCCGTTTAGGCAACCTCACCAGCGATCAGGCAGTAGTGCAACGATATATGGTCAGCAAGGACCTTAAACAGGCACAAAGAAGTGTATGGGCAGACGTGGCAGTATCCATACCCTGGGCCATTGTGATCTACGGTTTGGGAACAGCGTTGTACATCTTCTATAAACAACATCCTGAACAACTCAATCCCTCCGTTACTACGGATGGCATCCTTCCGATGTTCATTGCACAGCATGCACCGGTAGGACTCAGCGGGCTGATCATTGCAGCCATCTTTGCCGCGTCTATGGCTACCCTCGAAAGTCACATACACAGCGTAGCCACTATTTTCACCACAGATTTCTACGGCAGGTATAAAAAGGACCTTACACAACGGGAAACAGCAAAAGTAGCAAAGATCGCCACCGTGATCCTTGGCGTATTTGCAACTGGCCTTTCCGTGGTCCTGGTATTTATGGGTGTGAATTCCATCCTTGATGTATTCCAGGAGATCACAGGTTTATTCATTGGTGCCTCCACCGGGCTCTTCATGCTGGGCATCTTCACTAAAAAGGCCAATGCCACCGGTGCATTGATCGGAGCGATCAGCAGTGGTTTGATCCTGTACTGCGTTAAAACATATACACCACTTAGCTTCTGGTTATACAGCGCTATCGGTTTCCTGAGCTGTTACATCATCGGTTACCTGGCCAGTTGCATCCTGCCGGGCAGAAGAGGGTTACAGGGACTTACTTATTATACGATCAAAGATCATTTAAAAGAGAAATAA
- a CDS encoding DUF6772 family protein encodes MEHVIALDAGMNKYQPLKKIICYDDFDKGLNGWMDLHPNYVGKDFNTLRYSHVDKTQWGPLMLSSASFRLAGTHGSMDGTYSLKLSTRQAANPYTEAPAPGSLSHGIKRLTTHLPKGLRQYEMWYAYTPEQDRQGLSEQAMRAFGIFFDIQDDEYRYFIGARYLNAVNGEMVRRWQIFKAKEVTDVEWAYGVENDWCKMGIDAMWYGKRYADGSTDGFEFIPDGYQDLCYNESDDKINWSYLRLLIDTEKREYVELQSGSKIFDLRGMKPTLTAPYARIKGLFNPSMWVENDTDRRVFFYADSVVISGE; translated from the coding sequence ATGGAACATGTTATTGCGCTGGATGCAGGGATGAACAAATACCAGCCGCTGAAAAAGATCATTTGTTATGATGATTTTGATAAAGGCCTGAACGGCTGGATGGACCTGCATCCTAATTATGTCGGGAAAGATTTCAATACACTGCGGTACAGCCATGTGGATAAAACACAATGGGGGCCGCTGATGTTGAGCAGTGCCAGTTTCAGGCTGGCAGGCACACATGGTTCCATGGATGGTACATACTCCTTGAAATTATCCACCCGCCAGGCAGCAAATCCTTATACAGAAGCACCTGCACCCGGTAGTTTATCACATGGCATAAAACGTTTGACCACACATCTTCCCAAAGGCTTGCGCCAGTATGAAATGTGGTATGCCTATACACCTGAACAGGACAGGCAGGGACTCAGCGAACAGGCCATGCGCGCATTCGGAATTTTCTTTGATATCCAGGATGATGAATACCGCTATTTCATTGGTGCCCGCTATCTGAATGCCGTGAATGGAGAAATGGTGCGCCGCTGGCAGATCTTTAAAGCAAAGGAAGTAACGGATGTGGAATGGGCCTATGGCGTGGAGAACGACTGGTGTAAAATGGGCATCGATGCCATGTGGTACGGCAAACGTTATGCAGATGGTTCCACAGATGGTTTTGAATTTATCCCCGATGGTTACCAGGACCTCTGCTACAATGAAAGTGACGACAAGATCAACTGGAGTTACCTGCGCCTGCTGATAGACACAGAAAAGAGAGAATATGTGGAATTGCAGTCCGGCAGTAAGATCTTTGACCTCAGAGGGATGAAACCCACACTTACCGCTCCCTATGCGAGAATAAAAGGTTTGTTCAATCCAAGTATGTGGGTGGAAAACGATACAGACAGGCGGGTATTCTTTTATGCAGACTCGGTTGTTATTTCAGGCGAATAA